From a region of the Rhipicephalus microplus isolate Deutch F79 chromosome X, USDA_Rmic, whole genome shotgun sequence genome:
- the LOC142775962 gene encoding uncharacterized protein LOC142775962 isoform X3, which translates to MDLYRRIRCFLNTDVMKRAIFSLVKNENVSRETCMRLYRKKLQFQQGTRPPKNSQMQGRSLTKAIAKNAQLLHRPMLPSLAAYEHQEWQAVANEIRSS; encoded by the exons ATGGACCTGTACCGGCGCATCAGATGCTTCCTCAACACAGATGTCATGAAGCGTGCCATCTTTTCGCTGGTCAAG AACGAGAATGTGAGCCGGGAGACATGCATGAGGCTGTACCGCAAGAAGCTGCAGTTTCAGCAGGGCACTCGCCCACCGAAAAACTCTCAGATGCAAGGCCGTTCCCTGACCAAGGCCATTGCCAAGAACGCGCAGCTCCTGCATCGACCCATGCTGCCCAGCCTGGCTGCCTACGAGCACCAGGAGTGGCAAGCTGTGGCCAATG
- the LOC119187355 gene encoding snRNA-activating protein complex subunit 4-like: MHRGCRGSGGVAKLACGIGLLTSVLATFQVASMVPGRAHGQCRNRYIYHFDQQFVSGPFTSDEDRMLLQLVQKYGAGHWAMEERGMPWRAPNTLLKRYRRLCETLCTKEPTVADLERFLAVPVARMTAVRCASLTRMD; the protein is encoded by the exons ATGCACCGCGGCTGCCGCGGCAGCGGTGGCGTCGCGAAACTGGCCTGTGGGATCGGTCTATTAACCAGTGTCCTGGCCACCTTTCAGGTGGCAAGCATGGTGCCCGGTCGTGCGCACGGCCAGTGCAGGAATCGCTACATATACCACTTTGACCAGCAGTTTGTCTCGGGGCCGTTCACTTCGGATGAGGACCGCATGCTGCTGCAGCTGGTGCAGAAGTACGGAGCTGGCCACTGGGCCATG GAGGAACGGGGCATGCCCTGGCGTGCACCCAACACACTGCTGAAGCGCTACCGGCGACTATGCGAGACTCTGTGCACCAAAGAGCCCACAGTGGCTGACCTGGAGCGCTTCCTGGCGGTACCCGTGGCTCGCATGACTGCGGTGCGATGTGCCAGTCTGACAAGAATGGACTAG
- the LOC142775962 gene encoding uncharacterized protein LOC142775962 isoform X2 encodes MDLYRRIRCFLNTDVMKRAIFSLVKNENVSRETCMRLYRKKLQFQQGTRPPKNSQMQGRSLTKAIAKNAQLLHRPMLPSLAAYEHQEWQAVANGPQCGRM; translated from the exons ATGGACCTGTACCGGCGCATCAGATGCTTCCTCAACACAGATGTCATGAAGCGTGCCATCTTTTCGCTGGTCAAG AACGAGAATGTGAGCCGGGAGACATGCATGAGGCTGTACCGCAAGAAGCTGCAGTTTCAGCAGGGCACTCGCCCACCGAAAAACTCTCAGATGCAAGGCCGTTCCCTGACCAAGGCCATTGCCAAGAACGCGCAGCTCCTGCATCGACCCATGCTGCCCAGCCTGGCTGCCTACGAGCACCAGGAGTGGCAAGCTGTGGCCAATG
- the LOC142775962 gene encoding uncharacterized protein LOC142775962 isoform X4 encodes MDLYRRIRCFLNTDVMKRAIFSLVKNENVSRETCMRLYRKKLQFQQGTRPPKNSQMQGRSLTKAIAKNAQLLHRPMLPSLAAYEHQEWQAVANVCQA; translated from the exons ATGGACCTGTACCGGCGCATCAGATGCTTCCTCAACACAGATGTCATGAAGCGTGCCATCTTTTCGCTGGTCAAG AACGAGAATGTGAGCCGGGAGACATGCATGAGGCTGTACCGCAAGAAGCTGCAGTTTCAGCAGGGCACTCGCCCACCGAAAAACTCTCAGATGCAAGGCCGTTCCCTGACCAAGGCCATTGCCAAGAACGCGCAGCTCCTGCATCGACCCATGCTGCCCAGCCTGGCTGCCTACGAGCACCAGGAGTGGCAAGCTGTGGCCAATG
- the LOC119187714 gene encoding uncharacterized protein LOC119187714, translating into MGGFTCCVPGCYNNSTRDKGLGFYVFPKEQKLRETWIQRINRAGRGGRFSKFTPTTGHRVCGAHFEGGKKTYMNRVPTIFPLRPQKVERRRPLIRTQPELPNSPTVAPQHDPEVSGSAITSSSSDSEDTAQQSTLLMDHAYSSQESSYDQLAKKVACQNNIITELAEKAEAAYAHVEELNRQLKRSQQDHAEAKKLCDRLQQKNRCLRLELSCMQKKVKRCKAEATQKIDITYEALVEDEKKLRYYTGFTFRKSFDSFWSLLEPDAKKLRFWQMKETENEDRNFILPLKTQLVLVLMRLRLGLDGLDLAYRFGVSTSTVSRIWVTWLDFLDNRLRQVPTWMPPHLCDKYRPQAFTDKGYTTVDGILDCTEIFIETPSSFRVQSETYSSYKKHNTAKGLVVCSPNGFVMLVSDLSPGRLSDKALTKASGVLEKFSPGRSLMADRGFTIEEECKELSLHLNIPPFMEGRPQLSEADETETRLIASVRIHVERVIRRIKTYRILSQVFPNSMSGQLNKVWHVCARLTNFVGEPLL; encoded by the exons ATGGGAGGATTTACGTGCTGTGTTCCTGGATGCTACAACAACAGCACAAGGGATAAAGGCTTGGGTTTCTACGTCTTTCCTAAAGAGCAAAAGCTTCGGGAGACGTGGATTCAGCGTATCAACAGGGCTGGACGGGGCGGCAG GTTCTCCAAGTTTACGCCTACCACGGGACACCGAGTATGCGGTGCCCACTTCGAAGGAGGAAAAAAGACTTACATGAACAGAGTGCCCACAATCTTCCCGCTGAGACCGCAAAAGGTGGAAAGGAGGCGACCACTCATAAGGACACAG CCGGAACTTCCCAACAGTCCAACTGTGGCACCCCAGCACGACCCAGAAGTCTCAGGCTCTGCCATCACTAGTAGCAGCAGCGACAGTGAAGACACCGCACAGCAAAGCACTCTACTCATGGACCATGCCTACAGCAGCCAAGAGTCAAGCTATGACCAGCTTGCCAAGAAAGTTGCTTGCCAAAATAATATTATAACTGAGCTAGCAGAAAAGGCTGAAGCTGCTTACGCGCATGTTGAAGAGCTCAACCGCCAGCTAAAACGCTCTCAACAGGACCACGCTGAAGCAAAAAAGCTATGTGACCGCCTTCAGCAGAAGAATAGGTGCTTGCGGCTTGAGCTATCCTGTATGCAGAAGAAAGTCAAGAGGTGCAAGGCTGAAGCTACACAAAAGATTGACATCACGTATGAAGCCCTTGTAGAAGATGAAAAGAAGCTGCGGTACTACACTGGCTTTACATTCAGAAAGTCCTTCGACAGTTTTTGGTCCCTACTTGAACCAGATGCGAAAAAGCTGCGGTTCTGGCAGATGAAGGAAACGGAGAACGAGGACCGGAACTTCATCCTGCCTTTGAAGACACAGCTTGTGCTCGTCCTGATGAGGCTACGGCTGGGCCTTGACGGCCTTGACCTTGCGTACAG GTTTGGCGTTTCTACGTCAACCGTTTCGAGGATCTGGGTAACATGGCTGGATTTTTTGGACAACAGGCTTCGCCAG gTCCCAACTTGGATGCCTCCCCACCTGTGCGACAAGTACAGGCCACAAGCTTTCACTGACAAGGGCTACACCACTGTTGACGGCATCCTCGACTGCACCGAAATTTTCATCGAAACCCCCTCGTCATTCCGTGTACAGAGTGAGACCTATTCCTCGTACAAAAAGCACAATACTGCAAAAGGGTTAGTTGTGTGCAGCCCGAACGGCTTTGTTATGTTAGTGTCCGATCTTTCTCCTGGGAGGCTGTCTGACAAGGCCCTAACAAAGGCTTCCGGTGTGTTGGAAAAGTTCTCACCAGGGCGAAGTTTGATGGCTGATAGGGGGTTCACCATCGAAGAAGAGTGCAAGGAACTTTCACTGCACTTGAACATTCCGCCATTCATGGAAGGACGGCCTCAACTGTCTGAAGCAGATGAAACTGAGACAAGGCTTATTGCCAGTGTGCGCATACATGTGGAAAGGGTCATTCGGAGGATAAAGACCTACAGAATACTCTCACAGGTGTTTCCAAACAGCATGTCTGGACAACTGAACAAGGTGTGGCATGTTTGCGCACGCTTGACAAACTTTGTGGGCGAGCCTTTGCTGTGA